The Rhododendron vialii isolate Sample 1 chromosome 6a, ASM3025357v1 genome includes a window with the following:
- the LOC131328267 gene encoding pentatricopeptide repeat-containing protein At5g65560-like, whose amino-acid sequence MVKPFKTHILIHLPRHLPQLGPLKFSSKPQISREFGESSFCKPIPSLVSKVCEILCENQWYKSSELKRLSPNLGPQHVAEIINTYKGSSELGLQFFYWVSKTYFYEHNLDCFKSMLNRLIRDRNFAPADQVRILMIKACKNREEITRVIEYLSEVGTKGLGFSLYSCNTLLIQLGKFEMVGAAQVVYKQMLSCGIKPSLLTFNTMINILCKKGEVHEAKLILSYMFQYELKPDVFTYTSFILGHCRNLNLDAAFEVFDRMVKEGCDPNSVTYSTLINGLCKEGRVDEALGMLEEMKKKCIEPSVYTYTIPISSLCANGRVKEAIALLASMRERGCRPNVQTYTALISGLSQVGKLEVAIGLYHKMLKDGLVPNTVTYNAMINELCSRGRFNAALDIFYWMEGHGGRLPNTETYNEMIKGFCMVKSMEKAMGLFNKMLKIGPSLTIVTYNILINGFLKQRNLNNALRLLDLMKANGCEPDEWSYTELVSGSCKGGKFDLATTLFSEMVERGLTPNKYSYTALIDGHCKEGKVDVALSLLDRMQENGCNANVETYNAVINGLAKENKFAQAEKLCNEMAEKNLLPNIITYTTLIDGLCRNGGTHLAFKIFHEMEKKDCFPNLYTYSSLIYGLCLEGKADDAESLLKEMDKKGLVPDHVTYTSLIDGFVILGRLDHAFSLLGRMIDVGCKPNYRTFTVLVKGLQKECHLLAVQHEAAYSFSLEEKDLSIEMVCNLLVRMSEYGCEPTVDTYTTLVTGLCRENRNLEADHLFRSMKEKGLCPNVEICHSMLGAYCKILQVERALETFHLMIVKGFEPCLSNYRALICALCRARRVREAQGLFESMLEKKWSSDEIVWTILVDGLLKEGEFDICMKFLHVMESNNCNLNQQTYVILSRELSKADKAIDTDQFANKLRAMTVSSSS is encoded by the coding sequence ATGGTAAAACCTTTCAAAACCCATATTCTCATTCACCTCCCTAGGCACCTCCCCCAATTGGGTCCTCTCAAATTTTCATCAAAACCCCAAATTTCTCGAGAATTTGGTGAATCATCCTTTTGCAAACCTATCCCAAGCTTGGTCTCTAAGGTGTGTGAAATCCTGTGTGAGAATCAATGGTATAAAAGCTCTGAACTTAAGCGTTTAAGCCCCAACCTTGGACCCCAACACGTGGCAGAAATTATCAATACTTACAAGGGCAGCAGTGAGTTGGGTTTGCAGTTCTTTTATTGGGTTTCCAAGACATATTTTTATGAACACAACTTGGACTGTTTTAAGTCTATGTTGAATAGGCTCATCCGCGATCGCAACTTTGCGCCTGCGGATCAGGTTAGGATTTTGATGATCAAGGCTTGTAAAAACAGGGAGGAGATTACCCGAGTCATCGAGTATCTGAGTGAAGTCGGTACAAAAGGTTTGGGGTTTAGTTTGTATAGTTGTAACACGTTGTTAATTCAGTTAGGCAAGTTTGAGATGGTTGGTGCTGCTCAAGTTGTGTATAAGCAAATGTTGAGTTGTGGGATTAAACCCAGTTTATTAACTTTCAATACTATGATTAATATATTGTGCAAGAAGGGGGAGGTTCATGAGGCGAAGTTGATTCTAAGTTATATGTTTCAGTATGAACTGAAACCTGACGTGTTTACCTATACATCCTTCATTCTTGGGCACTGTAGAAACCTTAATTTAGATGCAGCGTTTGAGGTTTTCGATAGGATGGTGAAGGAAGGATGTGATCCAAACTCAGTAACGTATTCGACATTGATAAATGGGCTTTGCAAAGAGGGGAGGGTGGATGAGGCGCTGGGGATGCTCgaggaaatgaaaaagaaatgcattgaACCTTCAGTTTATACGTACACCATCCCAATTTCCTCATTATGTGCAAATGGGCGAGTGAAGGAGGCTATTGCACTTCTGGCCAGCATGAGGGAAAGGGGGTGTCGCCCAAATGTGCAGACATACACAGCTCTAATTAGTGGGTTGTCTCAAGTGGGCAAACTTGAGGTGGCAATTGGTTTGTACCACAAGATGTTGAAGGATGGTTTGGTTCCAAACACTGTCACATATAATGCAATGATAAATGAGTTGTGTTCCAGAGGAAGATTTAATGCTGCTCTTGACATTTTCTATTGGATGGAAGGGCATGGTGGTCGCTTGCCAAATACTGAAACCTACAATGAGATGATAAAGGGGTTTTGCATGGTTAAATCAATGGAGAAGGCCATGGGTCTTTTCAACAAGATGCTGAAGATAGGCCCCTCTCTAACAATAGTAACATACAACATACTCATCAATGGGTTCCTCAAACAGCGGAATCTTAACAATGCTTTGAGGTTATTGGATTTGATGAAGGCAAATGGATGTGAACCTGATGAATGGTCTTACACAGAACTTGTTTCAGGGTCTTGCAAAGGAGGCAAGTTCGATTTGGCTACAACTCTTTTCAGCGAAATGGTGGAACGAGGTTTGACTCCAAATAAGTATAGTTATACTGCCTTGATTGACGGTCACTGTAAGGAAGGGAAAGTAGATGTCGCCTTGTCATTACTTGACAGGATGCAGGAAAATGGCTGCAATGCAAATGTTGAAACTTACAATGCTGTGATAAATGGTTTGGccaaagagaataaatttgctCAAGCTGAGAAACTATGTAACGAGATGGCGGAAAAAAATTTGCTCCCAAATATCATTACCTACACCACTTTGATTGATGGGCTCTGTAGGAATGGTGGAACACATCTTGCATTCAAGATTTTCCATGAAATGGAGAAAAAGGATTGTTTTCCAAATTTATACACGTATAGTTCTCTCATTTATGGGTTATGTCTAGAAGGCAAGGCTGATGATGCAGAGAGTTTACTCAAAGAGATGGATAAGAAAGGATTGGTTCCTGATCACGTGACATATACCTCACTGATTGATGGATTTGTGATTCTTGGTAGGCTAGATCATGCATTTTCGCTTCTAGGACGGATGATTGATGTGGGCTGCAAACCTAACTACCGAACTTTCACTGTATTAGTAAAGGGCTTGCAAAAAGAGTGCCATTTGCTTGCAGTCCAACATGAAGCAGCATATAGCTTCAGCTTGGAAGAGAAGGATCTCAGTATTGAAATGGTTTGTAATCTTTTAGTTAGGATGTCAGAATATGGTTGTGAACCTACTGTTGATACCTATACCACCTTAGTCACTGGCTTGTGTCGAGAGAACAGAAATCTTGAGGCAGACCATTTGTTTCGAAGTATGAAAGAGAAAGGCTTGTGTCCTAATGTGGAGATTTGCCACTCTATGTTGGGTGCCTATTGCAAGATTTTACAAGTCGAGCGTGCTCTAGAAACTTTTCATTTGATGATTGTTAAAGGTTTTGAGCCTTGTTTATCAAATTATAGAGCTCTCATTTGTGCTCTCTGTAGAGCAAGGAGGGTGAGAGAAGCCCAAGGTTTGTTTGAAAGCATGCTTGAGAAGAAATGGAGTTCCGATGAGATTGTCTGGACTATCCTGGTAGATGGGTTGCTCAAGGAAGGGGAATTCGACATATGCATGAAGTTTCTTCATGTTATGGAATCTAATAATTGCAATCTTAATCAGCAGACATATGTAATCTTGTCCAGAGAACTTTCAAAAGCGGACAAAGCTATTGATACAGATCAGTTTGCCAATAAATTGAGAGCCATGACCGTAAGTTCATCAAGTTGA